Proteins encoded in a region of the Methylosinus trichosporium OB3b genome:
- the mfd gene encoding transcription-repair coupling factor has product MTDLKKAIARIEAGDALAFTHVPDGFDAFVCADLARALARGAEGKPAVFVHVARDAQRSAAFREALRFAAPEVEALDVPGWDCQPYDRVSPNAAISARRMTALARLARSKSSAERPRIVTTTVDCLLQRVPPLEAVAADTFSAAPGNVVHMDELARWLEANGFLRSSAVRETGEYAQRGGILDLYAPGMPTPVRLDFFGDTLESIRSFDPESQRTIGQLRALDLVPMSELRLTSDSMRRFRQAYTTRFGGQTRGDHLYEAISEGRRFQGAEHWLPLFYPRMGSLFDYIGSAPLMLDQLVDEAAGERAAQIADYYDARKFAYDAAPAEASYKPLEPKELYLSVEEWRGQIEARGRARFSPFAAPEGAEKTAIDCAARPGRDFAPERNDENANVFEAAVDHVKALRGAGKSVVVAGWSDGSCERLGSVLAEHGLRDVQTVSSLPAALALGKGATALAVLGVEHGFETDGLVVIGEQDILGDRMVRRRRKTKHTENLLGEIAALSAGDLVVHVDHGIGRFIGLETITAAGAPHDCLEIHYAGGDKLYLPVENIELLSRYGSEDTEAQLDKLGGVGWQTRKARMKNRIREMAKGLIAIAAQRMLRQATKLAPPEGLYDEFCARFPYDETEDQAAAIEAVLDDLSSGRPMDRLVCGDVGFGKTEVALRAAFCAAINGRQVAVVVPTTLLARQHYKTFSTRFSGLPIRVAQLSRMTTAADARLAKSGIADGTIDIVVGTHAVLGKTISFKDLGLVIIDEEQHFGVGHKERLKELRAEVHVLTLSATPIPRTLQLAMTGVRELSLIATAPVDRLAVRSFVSPFDPLIVREALLRERYRGGQAFFVCPRIEDLEDAAAFLREVVPEAKFVMAHGQMAAGDLEERMTAFYDGKYDILLSTTIVESGLDIPTANTLIVWRADMFGLAQLYQLRGRVGRSKTRAYALFTTPANKTITPQAQKRLEVLQSLDTLGAGFQLASHDLDIRGAGNLLGDEQSGHIKEVGYELYQQMLGDAITLLKAGIEEPQEEAWSPTIAIGAPVTIPEDYVPDLTLRLQLYRRLSTLETDADIESFAAELIDRFGAFPPEVEQLLKIVAIKAMCRRAHVEKVEAGPKGVIIAFRDGSFADPAGLARYVMDQGSQAKVRPDMRIVFIRDFADMKGRLEGTRRILRTLVSIAEKKKAA; this is encoded by the coding sequence GTGACCGATCTCAAAAAGGCCATCGCCCGCATCGAGGCCGGCGACGCGCTCGCCTTCACCCATGTTCCCGACGGTTTCGACGCCTTCGTCTGCGCCGACCTCGCCCGCGCTCTGGCGCGCGGCGCGGAGGGCAAGCCGGCCGTCTTCGTCCATGTGGCGCGCGACGCGCAGCGCTCGGCCGCCTTTCGCGAGGCGCTGCGCTTCGCCGCGCCCGAGGTCGAGGCGCTGGACGTGCCCGGCTGGGACTGCCAGCCCTATGACCGCGTCTCGCCCAATGCGGCGATCAGCGCGCGGCGCATGACCGCGCTCGCGCGTCTCGCCCGCTCCAAATCCTCGGCCGAGCGGCCGCGAATCGTCACCACCACGGTCGATTGCCTGCTACAGCGCGTGCCGCCGCTCGAGGCCGTCGCCGCCGACACATTCTCCGCCGCGCCCGGCAATGTCGTGCATATGGATGAGCTGGCGCGCTGGCTCGAGGCCAATGGCTTCCTGCGCTCCTCGGCCGTGCGCGAGACCGGCGAATACGCCCAGCGCGGCGGCATTCTCGATCTCTACGCGCCGGGCATGCCGACGCCGGTGCGGCTCGATTTCTTCGGCGACACGCTCGAATCCATCCGCAGCTTCGATCCGGAGAGTCAGCGCACCATCGGCCAGCTGCGCGCGCTCGATCTCGTGCCGATGAGCGAATTGCGGCTGACGAGCGACTCCATGCGCCGGTTCCGCCAGGCCTACACCACGCGCTTCGGCGGACAGACGCGCGGCGACCATCTCTATGAGGCGATCAGCGAGGGCCGCCGCTTTCAGGGCGCCGAGCATTGGCTGCCGCTATTCTATCCGCGCATGGGCAGCCTGTTCGATTATATCGGCTCCGCTCCCTTGATGCTCGACCAGCTCGTCGACGAAGCGGCGGGGGAGCGCGCCGCGCAGATCGCCGATTATTACGACGCGCGCAAATTCGCCTATGACGCCGCGCCCGCCGAGGCGAGCTACAAGCCGCTGGAGCCGAAAGAACTCTATCTCTCCGTCGAGGAGTGGCGCGGACAGATCGAGGCGCGCGGCCGCGCGCGCTTCTCGCCCTTCGCCGCGCCGGAGGGCGCCGAGAAGACCGCGATCGATTGCGCGGCGCGGCCGGGCCGCGATTTTGCGCCCGAGCGCAATGACGAGAACGCCAATGTCTTCGAGGCCGCGGTCGATCATGTGAAGGCGCTGCGCGGCGCCGGCAAGAGCGTCGTCGTCGCCGGCTGGTCGGACGGCTCCTGCGAGCGCCTCGGCAGCGTGCTCGCCGAGCATGGACTGCGCGACGTGCAGACCGTGTCGTCGCTGCCGGCGGCGCTGGCGCTCGGCAAAGGCGCAACGGCGCTCGCCGTGCTCGGCGTCGAGCATGGCTTCGAGACAGACGGGCTCGTCGTCATCGGCGAGCAGGACATTCTCGGCGACCGCATGGTGCGTCGCCGCCGCAAGACCAAGCATACGGAAAATCTGCTCGGCGAGATCGCCGCGCTCTCGGCCGGCGATCTCGTGGTGCATGTCGATCACGGCATCGGCCGCTTCATCGGCCTCGAGACCATCACCGCCGCCGGCGCGCCGCACGACTGCCTCGAGATTCATTACGCCGGCGGCGATAAGCTCTATCTGCCGGTCGAGAACATCGAGCTCTTGTCGCGCTACGGCTCCGAGGACACCGAGGCGCAGCTCGACAAATTGGGCGGCGTCGGCTGGCAGACGCGCAAGGCGCGGATGAAGAACCGTATTCGCGAGATGGCCAAGGGCCTCATCGCGATCGCGGCCCAGCGCATGCTGCGTCAGGCGACGAAGCTCGCGCCGCCGGAAGGGCTCTACGACGAATTCTGCGCGCGCTTTCCCTATGACGAGACCGAGGATCAGGCCGCGGCGATCGAGGCGGTGCTCGACGATCTTAGCTCGGGTCGGCCGATGGATCGGCTTGTCTGCGGCGACGTCGGCTTCGGCAAGACGGAAGTGGCGCTGCGCGCCGCCTTCTGCGCGGCGATCAACGGACGTCAGGTCGCCGTCGTCGTGCCGACGACATTGCTCGCGCGCCAGCATTACAAGACCTTCTCGACGCGCTTCTCCGGCCTGCCGATCCGCGTCGCGCAATTGTCGCGCATGACCACCGCCGCCGATGCGCGCCTCGCCAAGAGCGGAATCGCCGACGGCACGATCGACATCGTCGTCGGCACACACGCCGTGCTCGGCAAGACGATCTCGTTCAAGGATCTCGGCCTCGTCATCATCGACGAGGAGCAGCATTTCGGCGTCGGCCATAAGGAGCGCTTGAAGGAGCTGCGCGCGGAAGTGCATGTGCTGACTTTGTCGGCGACGCCGATCCCGCGCACGCTGCAGCTCGCCATGACCGGCGTGCGCGAATTGTCGCTGATCGCCACGGCGCCCGTCGATCGCCTCGCCGTGCGCAGCTTCGTCTCGCCCTTCGATCCGCTGATCGTGCGCGAGGCGCTGCTGCGCGAGCGCTATCGCGGCGGACAGGCCTTCTTCGTTTGTCCGCGCATCGAGGATTTGGAGGACGCCGCCGCCTTCCTGCGCGAGGTCGTGCCCGAGGCGAAATTCGTCATGGCGCATGGGCAGATGGCGGCGGGCGATCTCGAAGAGCGCATGACCGCCTTCTATGACGGGAAATACGACATCCTTCTCTCGACGACGATCGTCGAATCCGGCCTCGACATTCCGACCGCCAACACGCTGATCGTCTGGCGCGCCGACATGTTCGGCCTCGCGCAGCTCTATCAGCTGCGCGGCCGCGTCGGCCGCTCCAAGACGCGCGCCTATGCGCTGTTCACGACGCCCGCCAATAAGACCATCACGCCGCAGGCGCAAAAGCGGCTCGAGGTGCTGCAGAGTCTCGACACGCTCGGCGCCGGCTTCCAGCTCGCGAGCCACGACCTCGACATTCGCGGCGCCGGCAATCTCCTCGGCGACGAGCAGTCCGGCCATATCAAGGAGGTCGGCTACGAGCTCTATCAGCAGATGCTGGGCGATGCGATCACGCTGCTGAAGGCCGGAATCGAAGAGCCGCAGGAAGAGGCGTGGTCGCCGACCATCGCCATTGGCGCGCCAGTGACGATACCGGAAGACTATGTCCCCGATCTCACGCTGCGCCTGCAGCTCTATCGCCGCCTCTCGACGCTGGAGACCGACGCCGACATCGAATCCTTCGCGGCGGAGCTCATCGACCGCTTCGGCGCCTTCCCGCCGGAGGTGGAGCAATTGCTGAAGATCGTGGCGATCAAGGCCATGTGCCGGCGCGCCCATGTGGAGAAGGTGGAGGCGGGGCCGAAAGGCGTCATCATCGCCTTCCGCGACGGCAGCTTCGCCGACCCCGCCGGCCTCGCCCGCTATGTGATGGACCAGGGATCGCAGGCCAAGGTGCGCCCGGACATGCGTATCGTGTTCATCCGCGATTTCGCCGATATGAAGGGCCGGCTCGAAGGGACGCGCCGCATTCTGCGCACGCTGGTGTCGATCGCGGAGAAGAAGAAGGCGGCGTGA
- a CDS encoding succinate dehydrogenase assembly factor 2 has product MAPSFDDLDIRRRRIRFRAWRRGMREMDLIMGGFVDSEIRGLDDAALEALEALLDADDDAVYGWLCAAGAPPAYDTPLFRRIAAFHANGPLERGRGA; this is encoded by the coding sequence ATGGCCCCATCCTTCGACGATCTCGACATCCGCCGCCGGCGCATCCGTTTTCGCGCCTGGCGCCGCGGCATGCGCGAAATGGACTTGATCATGGGCGGCTTCGTCGACTCCGAGATCCGCGGGCTGGACGACGCCGCGCTCGAGGCGCTCGAGGCGCTGCTCGACGCCGATGACGACGCCGTCTATGGCTGGCTGTGCGCCGCCGGCGCGCCGCCCGCCTATGACACGCCGCTGTTTCGCAGAATCGCGGCCTTTCACGCCAATGGGCCGTTGGAGCGAGGGCGCGGCGCGTGA
- a CDS encoding polyhydroxyalkanoate depolymerase, which translates to MDRLSYQLYEMMHLAFAPARAMSDATLTTFTNPFNPFAHTSVGRSVAAAAELFERMTRRYSKPVFGLKETTVDGLVVPVTEEVLWERPFCRLVHFRRQRAEGAPRQSKLLIVAPMSGHFATLLRGTVEAFLPSHDVYITDWCNARVVPTERGAFGLDDYIDYLIEMMRILSKRGDGVSLHTLGVCQASVPLICAVAALDGEGGVDAPESMVLMGGPIDPRRSPTAVNRLAVERGVDWFHRHCIHTVPFPHAGLGRSVYPGFLQLSGFMAMNLERHVAAHVEMFNHLVEGDGDSAEKHRDFYDEYLAVMDLDADFYLETVEKVFIRHEIPQGELRHHGELIDLTAIQRTALLTVEGEKDDISGVGQTYAAQELCANIPEARKQHYLQEGVGHYGVFNGSRFRKEIAPRIGDFMARVEQAGG; encoded by the coding sequence ATGGATCGGCTGTCTTACCAGCTCTATGAGATGATGCATCTGGCCTTCGCGCCGGCGCGCGCGATGTCGGACGCAACGCTCACGACCTTCACCAATCCGTTCAACCCTTTCGCGCATACCTCCGTCGGCCGCAGCGTCGCGGCGGCGGCGGAATTGTTCGAGCGGATGACGCGCCGTTACAGCAAGCCGGTCTTCGGACTGAAGGAGACGACGGTCGACGGCCTCGTCGTTCCGGTCACGGAAGAGGTGCTGTGGGAGCGCCCGTTCTGCCGCCTCGTGCATTTCCGGCGCCAGCGCGCGGAGGGTGCGCCGCGCCAGTCCAAGCTGCTGATCGTCGCCCCGATGTCCGGGCATTTTGCGACCTTGCTGCGCGGCACGGTCGAGGCCTTCCTGCCGAGCCATGACGTCTACATCACCGATTGGTGCAACGCCCGCGTCGTCCCGACCGAGCGCGGCGCCTTCGGTCTCGACGATTACATCGATTATCTCATCGAGATGATGCGCATCCTGTCCAAGCGCGGCGACGGCGTGTCGCTGCACACGCTCGGCGTCTGCCAGGCGTCGGTGCCGCTGATCTGCGCGGTAGCGGCGCTGGACGGCGAGGGCGGCGTGGACGCGCCCGAATCCATGGTGCTGATGGGCGGGCCGATCGATCCGCGCCGCAGCCCGACCGCGGTCAACCGCCTCGCCGTCGAGCGCGGCGTCGACTGGTTCCACCGCCATTGCATCCACACCGTGCCGTTCCCGCACGCCGGGCTCGGGCGCAGCGTCTATCCGGGCTTTCTGCAGCTCTCGGGCTTCATGGCGATGAATCTCGAGCGCCATGTCGCCGCCCATGTGGAGATGTTCAACCATCTCGTCGAGGGCGACGGCGATTCGGCGGAAAAGCATCGCGATTTCTATGACGAATATCTCGCGGTCATGGATCTCGACGCCGACTTCTATCTGGAGACGGTGGAGAAGGTGTTCATTCGCCACGAAATCCCGCAAGGGGAGCTGCGCCATCACGGCGAGCTCATCGATCTTACGGCGATCCAGCGCACCGCTCTGCTCACGGTCGAGGGCGAGAAGGACGATATCTCCGGCGTCGGCCAGACCTATGCGGCGCAGGAGCTGTGCGCCAATATTCCCGAGGCGCGCAAGCAACATTATCTGCAAGAGGGCGTCGGCCATTACGGCGTGTTCAACGGCTCGCGCTTCCGCAAGGAGATCGCGCCGCGCATCGGCGATTTCATGGCGAGGGTGGAGCAGGCGGGCGGCTGA
- a CDS encoding YbhB/YbcL family Raf kinase inhibitor-like protein, whose product MRNHLPFAALSAADAGAGGLTLTSPDIAEGAVIDLKFAFDGFGGGGGNVSPAFAWSEPPAGTRSFALFCHDPDAPTGGAGFWHWLVVDIPGTARALAQGAGTPDGAGLPTGAKQIRSDYGISAWGGPCPPVGDPPHRYVFTLYALGVEKVEAPEGATASLVGFLVNQNVLAKANLTGLYGR is encoded by the coding sequence ATGCGCAATCATCTTCCTTTCGCCGCCCTTTCCGCAGCCGACGCCGGCGCCGGCGGACTGACGCTGACGAGCCCCGATATCGCCGAGGGCGCGGTCATCGATCTGAAATTCGCCTTCGATGGATTCGGCGGGGGCGGCGGCAATGTCTCGCCCGCCTTCGCCTGGAGCGAGCCGCCGGCAGGAACCAGGAGCTTTGCGCTGTTCTGCCACGATCCCGACGCGCCGACCGGCGGCGCCGGCTTCTGGCACTGGCTGGTCGTCGATATTCCCGGCACGGCGCGGGCTCTGGCGCAGGGCGCGGGAACGCCGGACGGAGCCGGCCTGCCGACGGGCGCAAAGCAGATTCGCAGCGATTATGGAATTTCCGCCTGGGGCGGCCCCTGCCCGCCGGTCGGCGATCCGCCGCATCGCTATGTGTTCACGCTCTATGCGCTCGGCGTCGAGAAGGTCGAGGCGCCGGAGGGCGCGACCGCCTCGCTGGTCGGCTTTCTCGTCAATCAGAATGTCCTCGCCAAGGCGAATCTGACCGGGCTCTATGGCCGCTGA